A single genomic interval of Takifugu flavidus isolate HTHZ2018 chromosome 19, ASM371156v2, whole genome shotgun sequence harbors:
- the rp1l1b gene encoding microtubule-associated protein futsch, with amino-acid sequence MSSPKRGFQCFNTVSVEGCKPSLPFKPHRSCFPRIPQHGILAHHEPLEECYHCSEYRRAQVLEALDAHTTLLCRSHLPCIHHHPQQYVLRRPEEHPAVYSGQGHHRRNNKRVVLVKNSDPSIRRAIFLHRGSVHSFGLFLEEISELMQYHIRKVYSLEGQKIDNIQALVQCPGVLVCVGREPSHPSIVENFQKSFKLPKLNVRSRSDVCTDEQEGPIENSAISPDKSARQSVSSDKALSDGAESQNNADSGPNTGDVRQDDIEKRVCVNKDGSLSMEMKVRFRLQNKETLHWSTKVRKTRDKSSEYLRRHNFAQVSDINYSESENISVGDHDEDYMDGCHHRHREEPQCPHCQEYDVWKKIPETHGASRCFHTSSSSASSHTVVSRKMQIERQTLSRSSDENAEQVVESETCVETVEYRTVQSENCSPKSSPVDNNQDQAASTPSSPPEVLADFKDQSDEAPPSDEGSPTQSASLSPTEAASNASSKSRKSKRSYSCKCKASNEQEGDEKERIEAEDTNIQRDQTSAMSVKSNSSGQSQNSQEMQNEECGDSTANRSRSAMSVHSDASNVVDVTEEESQNDEETHGRPLSSISVHTSESKRSMRSEKTAGPEEDGNDGRAPSSMSKVSVNSKRSRVSNREKGEEAEPRTTSAMSAASEGYPEDKTEERDTAADENTQNPSEERGPSAMSAKSDVSANLKASKVSVEEDAEDESESVQQSVSLYSENTEEPEGMEEGGEGQERAASVVSAKSNSATPECQNEEIDKDTEERMPSPMSDKSAKSNTSDVKDQHKEEEMEGTATRSASVLSCTSSNAEAMEGAERCPSSRSVKSIRSNSSVRSRKSAVSNRSTAVSGNNEDERVPSAMSAVSIKSDVSAGSRRSKMSERQREEISDLSENENTKQENEERPQSTISQKSAKSAKSTRTNVSAKSSMSKTADVLDEAENVPSQSCADGSEVLINEQGVDTDMPDEHVERPPSNLSARSGKSSKTNVSNTSNRSKVSVIIIEDGVVNDGVVEEERGEAERAPSALSAKSAKSHTSRKSVKSNASQAFPASPERAQSSLSDKTAMSSVSVKSAASNGIKDQAEEATSDHPEHVQRSPSILSVRSEKSMKSNISEKSIKSNISAVSKKSKASEVPPSDQPDDAGSEETHEEEQLDSSSVSSMSIHSTKSALSVKSSRSKRSIDALRESTPRLKSPASTASMTSDVSEVPPEEDAEVRATSVVSAKSSSIRSKASRSSKTAQQKAENLDENRAASRVSASSARSHVSERSVKTDVSGTNTNDEPVHENLTVRISSALSGKSAKSRASVKTESVVSEVCSDNKSGVEDIQERAQSALSASSTRTAMSEKASKSKISNAPAEEGGSEGHSATERPVSARTDRSSRPASSMLSETSKGTISIEITAEEEKESRVSEDSDKTGPGEEDAEAGTGRGSPSNVSLSAKSGISVSSRNTELPLPESSGNVQRSPSALSVKSVRSDRSARSVKSKASKLSDNSEGFGDDVVESNNDTVGRAKSSLSTSSRRTNVTSASAKSKRSQETDRAQSVMSNKSDGKSNHSQITEISAEGNAVDDESEGRTPSTVSTKAQSNLSLRSTKSKVSQLTTVTQPEELDRSVKSVKTNISARSLNTDVSVANYEETRDRADISITKSSCTGSDADNEVTSEKATSITSAKSNGSVRSKKSTVNTAENTHDMGRTLSPSAAKSPRQEGVSPALSSKSRLSVQSKTSKASKGTEKKSSLSGNSKVKSQKSNKTDILTVEHVENHEEDAEPNQNQKPVICRADSGETDLSQTLSSSDFVKEKDEVRSTETKQGSDLGRKSVDKKSDRSSKRRTEDVNNEDVNLVPSNLPNASPTEVVNEWLKTLPADGDMYEVEGLHEACNREKSGHTAGEKGEEENGDTAAENIMDTGEEATKNASVEAVNPVDVCAEEDDATKIFNSSIQVMKVLLNPKPDRCNSLPEVSPVYGRKLSNSARGLLDSLVKLQLIDNNPKNADEKDARYEELMNILQSLWLCVPTEKEHVLRKEVDDECIHTSSSGVDVNSGSTGSGKSSDGVNTDTSQTNAAPNMLKDTQEGCERKEQSEARWACEKETEVICEQKEEDQATNETIRSNDSPREDPESPPSPNQSSGCDSGDQKPPEDADTVDSHYEGPLLFQNADPAKKISQDPDPVWVLTLLTKIEKQFMKHYINAMKEFKVRWNLDDNDQLDGMIHELQAEVHKRIQTSIDRELKKIQARAGLPRPPRGTISRSSTSQTEERRRRLKMTLKQSMGSSAMQSEDSATCTTYSDQRSENEDEFCPCETCIKKKHASRPPLPAETMNNAHILMDFDLKAILAKKSKDPGKMHEVHVTAHPDADTKNLAATLVENAIVNAVKETEGNKCTSECAEEEETMVETIKAVTTGNALMSEEGVSMAGDDECMVEDVEAAESDELNDAVAEEPAEETELERGNSVSGEEELTENMTDFATEITGEEATDEKCEGTEVTDNEEIPSPAASDSEDVRSQITAKDQQEDSEAKEEDESAGGEPSLTGTSDHECDRENNVVEEASDEKITAGSLDEPAEEQVAAEDDESEEEGAAGETDVAALSEHELDNDDAEESQAEDDEEKEAADICTSAEENEEKADVAASEEQEPDKEISMEEEMIDEKEDASEEDESREITAEDDAEEEATAVLSHVSGKDDREEAERDVEEGPAAASEDELNGEDPAEEADMESARKQEQDDEISAEETVNGEEELESTDADGSADEKATADESKEPAEEATTDNEKAAKKDSFTSEEEQAAEGEGAAEETAEAASSEQESAEDDGEEAESDDGEEGTAAGSDQAAAAAEDTPDDVSLAAEEEKEVEVKNDTDALEDASTNEEPPAEKTEESEEEEACEDLTVVKKDDCSHEDEETAEDEGAAEAASSEQETGEDDDGEGERVDEDEETVDNNEEADVAEDDSKEKVSLSAEEEEVEEEEGADALEDEEPPAETEEPGAETAPEVETVVKKGDSFCEDEETAGDEGSAEETADAASSEQESGDGDNEEAEKLEGEEETAASSEEADDATPEDASDENVSLAAEGVEERDDTSLEDASAEQTEEPVEEKTPEDETVDKNADSFSEDGEAAEGEDPAEETAVAPLSEQESGDDDGGEAEKVDGEEETSAGNEEAGDVAEDECDEVSVAAEDEEEMEKKDNTESPEDASTDEDAPAEETEEREVETLEDETDEAEDEGAAEETAVAVEDASSTNEDAPEEVLENSPEEGTEDDMTVTAESGGGSPAGHSEDVSEHEDENTDGDLTDEPIENEAAAEDELHEKKEGAREEELEEDGAEATTTEEENRKEVTTIADEQSDEDEAREVQMSKDVTSADESGAGVAETAHEMEEEDELDSATEEHVEEEMVNDQEIAATHDDDEARNEEETGSEAAEEATTEDETAAENESDVPGDEDEPAGEDSDLPAVTEEELDVAEGGEAETTDKATTDEDEEAEGSGEVAEEDEAAADHVSDQEESAEDPDQTEPAEEAESEAEDENASEDDPEQGEENEEERIDDEECVETAEDEAGTAATSNDEEITEGGDDEQTKADLETEDEDEMGKDLEEAKDEEQRTEDVGDRADEEELENRGTTGEQSDEDGMESAEEPTETGKDPTEVATTEDEGEEGVVAEATESQPESFDCESETNPEENLKNGAEEGQDDEETEKINEPSDTVVELKTGEEEEDEEEKTQEVNQEEEDEQSEEDEDTATITGEDEADAPEENWNRESADAEDEEEDSDGGDQDGCDEDGFVTNKAEPREAAKTPQLTLAPLDLLKKASAESEDGAYADAEDSEDETKSDKDTNRP; translated from the exons ATGTCTTCGCCAAAACGCGGCTTCCAGTGCTTCAACACAGTCAGTGTGGAAGGTTGCAAGCCTTCTCTCCCATTCAAGCCCCACAGGAGCTGCTTTCCCAGGATCCCCCAACACGGCATCCTGGCCCACCATGAACCTTTGGAGGAGTGTTATCACTGCTCTGAGTACAGACGTGCTCAGGTCCTGGAGGCGCTAGACGCACACACTACGTTGTTGTGTCGTTCCCACCTGCCATGCATCCACCATCACCCCCAACAGTACGTTCTCAGGAGACCCGAGGAGCACCCCGCGGTCTACTCGGGCCAAGGTCACCATCGCAGGAACAACAAGAGGGTGGTTCTGGTGAAGAACAGCGACCCCTCCATCAGGAGGGCCATCTTTTTACACCGTGGGAGTGTGCAcagttttgggctttttttagaGGAGATTTCAGAGCTGATGCAGTACCACATCAGGAAGGTGTACTCTCTAGAAGGCCAAAAG atTGACAACATTCAGGCGCTAGTTCAGTGCCCtggtgttcttgtgtgtgtgggccGGGAACCTTCCCACCCATCGATTGTGGAAAACTTTCAGAAATCCTTCAAACTTCCAAAGCTGAATGTGCGCTCCCGCTCTGACGTCTGCACCGACGAACAGGAGG GACCAATAGAGAACAGTGCCATCAGTCCAGACAAATCCGCCAGGCAGTCGGTGTCGTCCGACAAGGCCTTATCTGACGGGGCAGAGTCTCAGAATAACGCGGATTCTGGTCCAAACACCGGAGATGTCAGACAAGATGACATAGAGAAACGAGTTTGTGTGAACAAAGATGGCAGTTTGTCTATGGAAATGAAGGTGCGCTTCCGGCTACAGAATAAAGAAACATTACATTGGTCAAcaaaagtgaggaagacaagaGACAAGAGCAGTGAATACCTCAGGAGACACAATTTTGCACAAGTTAGTGATATAAACTATTCTGAATCTGAAAACATCTCCGTTGGAGACCATGATGAGGATTATATGGACGGGTGCCACCACAGACACAGGGAGGAACCTCAGTGCCCTCACTGCCAAGAATACGACGTCTGGAAGAAAATCCCAGAAACACATGGGGCCAGTCGTTGCTTTCATACCTCCAGCTCAAGCGCATCTTCCCACACGGTGGTCTCCAGGAAGATGCAGATCGAAAGGCAGACCCTGTCCCGATCAAGCGATGAAAACGCAGAGCAAGTGGTGGAGAGTGAAACCTGTGTGGAGACTGTGGAGTACCGCACTGTCCAGAGTGAAAACTGCTCTCCAAAATCCTCCCCCGTGGATAACAATCAGGATCAAGCAGCATCCACACCGAGCTCTCCGCCTGAAGTATTGGCAGACTTCAAGGACCAAAGTGATGAAGCTCCACCAAGCGATGAAGGATCACCAACACAATCAGCCTCTCTGAGTCCCACAGAGGCAGCATCTAATGCTTCGAGCAAGTCCAGAAAGTCCAAGAGATCATACTCTTGTAAATGCAAAGCTTCTAATGAGCAAGAAGGTGATGAAAAGGAAAGAATCGAGGCTGAGGACACCAATATACAGAGAGATCAAACAAGTGCCATGTCTGTTAAATCAAATTCCTCTGGCCAATCACAGAATTCTCAAGAAATGCAGAATGAGGAGTGTGGAGATTCAACGGCGAACAGATCCAGAAGTGCCATGTCAGTTCATTCAGATGCCTCCAATGTTGTCGATGttacagaagaagaaagtcaaAATGATGAGGAAACACATGGGAGACCTTTAAGTAGCATATCAGTTCACACCTCTGAATCAAAAAGATCAATGAGGTCAGAAAAGACAGCTGGACCAGAGGAGGATGGCAACGATGGGCGAGCACCAAGTTCCATGTCAAAGGTCTCTGTTAATTCAAAGAGATCCAGAGTCtcaaacagagaaaaaggtGAAGAAGCTGAGCCAAGAACAACCAGTGCCATGTCAGCTGCATCAGAAGGCTACCCAGAAGATAAAACAGAAGAACGTGACacagctgcagatgaaaacacTCAAAACCCATCAGAGGAGAGAGGCCCTAGTGCAATGTCAGCCAAGTCAGATGTTTCTGCGAACTTAAAAGCCTCTAAAGTGTCAGTCGAAGAAGATGCGGAGGATGAATCTGAGAGCGTTCAACAGTCCGTGTCATTATATTCAGAAAATACTGAAGAGCCAGAAGGAATGGAAGAGGGTGGAGAAGGTCAAGAGAGAGCAGCGAGCGTGGTGTCAGCCAAATCCAACTCAGCAACACCTGAGTGTCAAAATGAGGAAATTGACAAAGACACCGAAGAACGCATGCCAAGTCCGATGTCTGACAAATCAGCAAAATCCAACACCTCTGATGTCAAGGATCaacacaaagaggaggaaatggagggcACAGCCACAAGATCGGCAAGTGTTTTGTCCTGCACATCCTCAAATGCTGAGGCGATGGAAGGTGCGGAGAGGTGTCCAAGCAGCAGGTCGGTTAAATCCATCCGGTCCAACTCATCTGTGAGGTCCAGAAAATCAGCAGTGTCTAATCGTTCAACGGCGGTGAGTGGAAATAATGAAGATGAAAGAGTGCCGAGTGCAATGTCGGCTGTGTCCATCAAGTCTGATGTGTCTGCTGGATCTAGACGATCTAAAATGTCAGAACGTCAGAGAGAGGAAATATCTGACCTTTCAGAAAATGAGAACACTAAACAGGAGAATGAGGAGAGACCACAAAGCACAATATCACAGAAATCAGCAAAGTCTGCAAAATCAACCCGGACAAATGTTTCTGCCAAATCCAGCATGTCTAAGACTGCGGATGTTTTAGATGAAGCTGAGAATGTTCCTTCTCAAAGTTGTGCTGATGGATCGGAAGTCCTCATTAATGAACAAGGGGTCGACACTGACATGCCTGACGAACATGTGGAGAGGCCTCCAAGCAATCTGTCAGCCAGATCAGGTAAATCATCCAAGACAAATGTTTCAAATACATCCAATAGGTCAAAGGTTTCTGTGATCATCATAGAAGATGGTGTTGTTAATGATGGAGTTgttgaggaggagaggggagaagcagagagagcACCAAGTGCTTTGTCAGCTAAATCAGCCAAGTCACATACTTCTAGAAAATCTGTCAAGTCAAATGCATCTCAGGCTTTTCCTGCAAGTCCAGAGAGAGCACAGAGTTCCCTGTCAGATAAGACTGCAATGTCGAGTGTTTCTGTCAAATCTGCTGCGTCAAATGGAATCAAGGATCAAGCTGAGGAGGCTACCTCTGATCACCCGGAACATGTGCAGCGATCTCCGAGTATCCTATCAGTCAGATCAGAAAAATCCATGAAGTcaaatatttcagaaaaatCCATAAAGTCAAATATTTCAGCAGTttcaaagaaatcaaaagcTTCTGAAGTTCCACCTTCTGATCAACCTGATGATGCAGGTTCAGAAGAGACACACGAAGAGGAGCAGTTGGACAGCAGTTCAGTAAGCTCCATGTCCATTCATTCCACCAAGTCAGCTTTGTCCGTGAAATCGAGCAGATCGAAACGGTCCATCGATGCTCTGCGGGAAAGCACCCCAAGACTAAAGTCACCGGCTTCTACAGCATCAATGACATCAGACGTCTCAGAGGTTCCTCCAGAGGAAGATGCTGAAGTCCGAGCAACGAGTGTGGTGTCTGCAAAGTCGAGTTCTATTCGCTCCAAAGCTTCAAGATCGTCCAAGACTGCACAACAAAAAGCTGAGAATCTAGATGAAAACAGAGCAGCGAGCCGTGTATCAGCCTCCTCAGCTCGGTCTCATGTTTCTGAGAGATCTGTTAAGACAGATGTCTCGGGCACTAACACCAATGATGAGCCGGTTCACGAGAACCTGACAGTAAGAATATCGAGTGCCCTGTCAGGAAAATCAGCAAAGTCACGCGCTTCAGTAAAAACAGAATCCGTTGTTTCAGAAGTTTGTTCTGATAATAAAAGTGGTGTAGAAGATATCCAAGAACGAGCTCAAAGTGCATTGTCAGCCAGTTCCACACGTACAGCCATGTCAGAAAAAGCAAGCAAGTCAAAAATCTCAAATGCTCCAGCAGAAGAAGGCGGGTCAGAGGGTCACTCGGCTACTGAGAGACCAGTGAGTGCAAGGACAGACAGATCTTCAAGGCCTGCTTCCTCAATGCTATCTGAAACCTCCAAAGGTACAATTTCCATAGAAATCacagctgaagaggaaaaagaaagtcGTGTGTCTGAGGATTCAGATAAAACTGGTCCTGGTGAAGAAGACGCTGAAGCAGGAACTGGGAGGGGATCACCAAGCAACGTGTCGCTGTCAGCAAAGTCCGGTATCTCTGTGTCTTCAAGGAACACTGAACTTCCTTTACCAGAGAGCAGTGGAAATGTGCAAAGGTCACCCAGCGCCCTTTCAGTTAAATCTGTCAGGTCTGACAGGTCTGCACGTTCAGTGAAGTcaaaagcttcaaaactctcTGATAACTCAGAGGGTTTTGGAGATGATGTTGTGGAAAGCAACAATGACACCGTAGGGAGAGCAAAGAGCTCGCTGTCAACCAGTTCCAGGAGGACCAACGTGACATCTGCATCTGCAAAATCAAAGAGATCTCAAGAGACTGATCGAGCTCAAAGTGTAATGTCAAATAAATCAGATGGGAAATCAAACCATTCTCAAATCACTGAAATTTCTGCTGAGGGAAATGCAGTAGATGATGAAAGTGAAGGGAGAACGCCGAGCACCGTGTCAACCAAAGCACAGTCCAATTTGTCTCTGAGGTCGACAAAATCAAAAGTTTCGCAGCTGACAACGGTCACTCAGCCCGAAGAGCTCGATAGGAGTGTTAAATCagtgaaaacaaatatttcgGCAAGATCTTTGAATACCGATGTGTCTGTGGCTAACTATGAAGAAACAAGGGATCGCGCGGATATTTCTATCACCAAAAGCTCATGCACTGGTAGTGATGCAGACAATGAAGTGACATCAGAGAAGGCTACAAGTATCACATCAGCCAAGTCAAATGGATCAGTCCGATCTAAGAAATCAACTGTAAACACAGCTGAAAATACCCATGACATGGGGAGAACTCTCAGTCCATCTGCTGCAAAATCCCCTCGTCAAGAAGGGGTTTCTCCAGCCTTGTCCTCAAAATCCAGGTTGTCCGTGCAATCGAAGACATCAAAAGCATCTAAagggacagaaaagaaaagttctTTATCTGGTAATTCCAAGGTGAAATCACAAAAATCGAACAAAACTGATATTTTGACAGTGGAACACGTGGAAAATCATGAGGAGGATGCAGAACCAAACCAGAACCAAAAGCCGGTGATTTGTCGTGCAGATTCGGGTGAAACAGATTTGTCACAAACCCTGTCGAGTTCAGActttgtaaaagaaaaagatgaagttcGGTCCACTGAAACAAAACAAGGCTCAGACTTGGGGAGGAAATCTGTTGACAAGAAAAGTGACAGAAGCAGCAAACGCAGGACAGAGGACGTAAACAATGAGGACGTCAATCTGGTCCCGTCGAATTTACCAAACGCATCCCCGACTGAGGTGGTGAACGAATGGCTGAAAACACTACCGGCAGATGGTGACATGTATGAAGTGGAGGGACTACACGAAGCCTgcaacagagagaaaagtggccacacagctggagaaaaaggggaagaagaaaaTGGCGACACAGCAGCTGAAAACATAATGGACACGGGAGAAGAAGCAACAAAGAACGCAAGTGTCGAAGCAGTGAATCCAGTGGATGTCTGTGCTGAAGAAGATGATGCCACAAAAATATTTAACTCCTCCATTCAGGTGATGAAGGTTCTCTTAAACCCCAAACCTGACAGATGTAACAGTTTACCTGAAGTGTCTCCAGTCTATGGACGTAAGCTGAGCAATTCAGCCAGGGGCCTTCTAGATAGCCTTGTGAAGCTGCAGTTAATCGACAACAACCCCAAAAATGCAGATGAAAAGGATGCAAGATATGAGGAACTCATGAACATCCTTCAGTCTCTCTGGCTCTGCGTTCCAACAGAGAAAGAGCACGTgctgaggaaggaggtggatGATGAATGCATCCATACATCCTCATCCGGCGTGGATGTCAACAGCGGCTCGACGGGCTCGGGCAAAAGTAGCGACGGTGTTAATACTGATACATCTCAAACCAACGCAGCTCCAAATATGTTGAAAGACACGCAAGAAggctgtgagaggaaggaacAATCAGAGGCACGGTGGGCCTGTGAGAAAGAAACTGAGGTAATATGCgagcaaaaagaggaagatcAAGCCACAAATGAAACGATCAGAAGCAACGACAGTCCAAGAGAGGATCCCGAGTCGCCGCCTTCTCCAAACCAGAGCTCTGGATGCGACAGCGGTGACCAAAAACCTCCAGAGGATGCTGACACAGTGGACAGTCATTATGAAGGACCTCTGCTCTTTCAAAATGCAGATCCAGCCAAAAAGATTTCCcaagaccctgaccctgtctgGGTCCTAACCTTGCTAACCAAAATAGAAAAGCAATTCATGAAACATTACATCAATGCGATGAAGGAGTTCAAAGTCCGATGGAACTTAGATGATAACGACCAGCTTGATGGAATGATTCATGAACTTCAAGCCGAAGTCCACAAAAGAATCCAAACAAGTATAGACAGGGAACTGAAGAAAATCCAGGCCCGTGCTGGCCTGCCAAGACCTCCACGGGGAACAATTTCACGTTCTTCGACTTCGCAGACTGAGGAGAGAAGACGTAGACTGAAGATGACACTTAAACAGTCGATGGGTTCCTCAGCCATGCAAAGCGAAGACTCAGCAACATGCACTACATACAGTGACCAGCGCAGTGAAAATGAAGATGAGTTCTGCCCTTGTGAAACATGCATCAAGAAAAAACATGCATCCAGGCCGCCACTCCCTGCAGAGACAATGAATAATGCACATATTCTCATGGACTTTGACCTTAAGGCCATTCTGGCGAAGAAGTCCAAAGACCCCGGCAAAATGCACGAAGTCCATGTCACAGCACACCCTGACGCTGATACTAAAAACCTGGCAGCAACGCTTGTGGAAAATGCCATCGTCAATGCTGTTAAAGAAACAGAAGGGAACAAGTGCACAAGCGAATgtgcagaggaagaagaaacgATGGTGGAAACCATAAAAGCCGTCACAACTGGAAACGCATTGATGAGTGAGGAAGGCGTATCGATGGCAGGTGATGATGAATGTATGGTAGAAGATGTTGAAGCTGCAGAGAGCGATGAGTTaaatgatgctgttgctgaagAACCTGCAGAAGAGACGGAGCTAGAAAGAGGGAATTCTGTATCAGGTGAGGAGGAGTTGACGGAGAACATGACTGACTTTGCAACAGAGATAACAGGAGAAGAAGCTACAGATGAGAAGTGTGAAGGAACAGAGGTGACTGATAATGAAGAGATTCCCTCCCCTGCAGCAAGTGACTCTGAAGATGTGAGGTCCCAAATCACAGCTAAAGATCAACAGGAGGATTCTGAAGccaaagaagaagatgaaagcGCAGGAGGAGAACCCAGCCTCACAGGCACAAGTGACCATGAATGTGACAGAGAAAACAATGTGGTGGAGGAAGCCAGTGATGAGAAGATAACTGCTGGCAGCTTAGAtgaacctgcagaggaacaagtaGCTGCTGAAGACGATgaatcagaggaggaaggagcagctggagagacaGATGTAGCAGCTTTATCAGAGCACGAGTTGGACAACGATGATGCTGAGGAATCACAGgcagaagatgatgaggaaaagGAGGCAGCTGATATCTGcacatctgcagaggaaaatgaagaaaaggctGATGtggcagcctcagaagaacaaGAACCTGACAAAGAGATATCTATGGAAGAAGAGATGAttgatgagaaggaggatgCAAGTGAAGAAGATGAATCTAGAGAAATTAcagcagaagatgatgctgaagAAGAAGCGACAGCTGTTTTATCGCATGTATCAGGCAAAGATGACCGTGAAGAAGCAGAAAGGGATGTAGAGGAGGGACCAGCTGCTGCGAGTGAAGATGAGCTGAATGGTGAAGATCCAGCAGAAGAGGCTGACATGGAATCagcaagaaaacaagaacaggaTGATGAAATATCTGCAGAAGAGACGGTTAATGGAGAAGAAGAACTTGAATCTAcagatgcagatggttctgcAGATGAGAAAGCTACAGCTGATGAATCAAAGGAACCAGCTGAAGAAGCAACAACTGACAATGAGAAGGCTGCCAAAAAAGATTCTTTCACAAGTGAAGAAGAACAGGctgctgaaggtgaaggtgcagcagaggagacagcTGAAGCAGCTTCATCTGAGCAGGAATCAGCTGAAGACGATGGTGAGGAAGCAGAAAGCGATGATGGTGAGGAGGGGACTGCTGCAGGTAgtgatcaggctgctgctgcagcagaagataCACCTGATGATGTTTCattggcagcagaggaggaaaaagaggtgGAAGTGAAAAATGATACTGATGCGCTGGAGGATGCCTCAACAAATGAAGAACCTCCTGCAGAGAAGACAGAAgaatctgaagaagaagaagcatgTGAAGATCTGACAGTTGTCAAAAAAGATGACTGTTCCCACGAAGATGAAGAGACTGCTGAAGATGAAGGTGCAGCTGAGGCAGCTTCATCTGAGCAAGAAacaggtgaagatgatgatggtgaaggagaaagagttgatgaagatgaggagacTGTTGATAATAATGAAGAGGCTGATGTTGCAGAAGATGACTCAAAGGAAAAAGTGTCTTTgtcagcagaggaagaagaggtggaagaagaagaaggtgctGATGCACTAGAGGATGAAGAacctcctgcagagacagaggaacCTGGAGCTGAAACAGCTCCTGAGGTTGAGACAGTTGTTAAAAAGGGTGATAGTTTCTGTGAAGATGAAGAGACTGCTGGAGATGAGGGTTCAGCAGAGGAGACAGCTGATGCAGCTTCATCTGAGCAGGAATCAGGTGACGGTGATAatgaggaagcagaaaaacttgagggtgaggaggagactGCTGCTAGTAGTGAAGAGGCTGATGACGCCACTCCAGAAGATGCAtcagatgaaaatgtgtctttggCTGCAGAAGGAGTGGAAGAAAGAGATGATACTTCACTAGAAGATGCTtctgcagagcagacagaggaacctgtggaagaaaaaacacctgAGGATGAGACAGTGGACAAGAATGCTGATTCTTTCAGTGaagatggagaagctgctgaaggtgaGGATCCAGCAGAGGAGACGGCTGTGGCACCTTTGTCTGAGCAGGAAtcaggtgatgatgatggtggtgaagcagaaaaagtggatggtgaggaggagactTCTGCAGGTAATGAAGAGGCTGGTGATGTTGCAGAAGACGAATGCGATGAAGTGTCGGTGGcagcagaggatgaagaagagatggaaaagaaagacaacACTGAATCACCGGAAGATGCCtccacagatgaagatgctcctgcagaggaaacagaggaacgTGAAGTAGAAACACtagaagatgagacagatgaagctgaagatgaaggtgcagcagaggagaccgCTGTGGCTGTGGAAGATGCCTCATCCACAAATGAAGATGCGCCCGAGGAGGTGTTGGAGAACTCTCCAGAAGAAGGAACTGAAGATGACATGACTGTCACGGCTGAATCAGGAGGAGGTTCTCCAGCAGGACACTCAGAAGATGTATCAGAGCATGAAGATGAGAACACTGATGGtgatctgacagacgagcccatcgaaaatgaagcagcagctgaagatgaGCTTCATGAAAAAAAGGAGGGTGCTAGGGAGGAAGAGCTTGAGGAAGATGGTGCTGAAGCCACCACAACTGAAGAAGAAAATAGAAAAGAGGTCACCACTATAGCAGACGAACAATCTGATGAAGACGAAGCAAGAGAAGTACAGATGAGTAAGGATGTGACCAGTGCAGATGAGTCTGGTGCTGGTGTAGCAGAAACTGCACATgagatggaagaagaagatgaacttGATTCTGCCACAGAAGAACatgtagaggaggagatggtgaaTGATCAAGAGATCGCTGCGacccatgatgatgatgaggcaAGAAATGAGGAAGAGACTGGGAGTGAGGCTGCAGAAGAAGCGACAACTGAAGATGAGACTGCTGCTGAAAACGAGTCGGATGTGcctggagatgaagatgaacctGCTGGAGAAGATTCTGATTTGCCGGCTGTGACAGAAGAAGAATTGGATGTCGCTGAAGGTGGTGAAGCTGAAACCACAGACAAGGCAACcacagatgaggatgaggaggctgAAGGTTCAGGGGAAGTGGCTGAAgaagatgaggctgcagctgaccATGTATCTGACCAAGAAGAATCTGCTGAGGATCCAGATCAGACGGAACCAGCCGAGGAAGCAGAGAGTGAGGCTGAAGATGAGAACGCATCAGAGGATGACCctgagcagggagaggagaacGAGGAAGAGCGTATTGATGATGAGGAATGTGTTGAGACGGCTGAAGATGAAGCCGGCACAGCCGCTACCTCAAATGATGAAGAAATCACAgagggtggtgatgatgagcaAACAAAAGCTGATCTAGAAactgaagatgaggatgaaatGGGCAAAGATTTGGAGGAGGCCAAAGACGAAGAGCAAAGAACTGAAGATGTGGGTGACAGAGCTGATGAAGAAGAGCTGGAAAACAGGGGAACAACTGGAGAGCAATCAGATGAGGATGGCATGGAAAGTGCAGAAGAACCTACAGAGACAGGTAAAGATCCCACAGAGGTGGCAACAACCGAAGA